In the genome of Raphanus sativus cultivar WK10039 chromosome 4, ASM80110v3, whole genome shotgun sequence, one region contains:
- the LOC108854792 gene encoding verprolin: MASWLSFLVIAVTFTSLFTGLSARRHLLQSTPATQPPVTTTFPPLPKPTMPPPMPSSLPQPTLPQPTALPPLQSTQIPSLPNPTQPINIPNFPQINIPNFPFNIPNNFPFNIPTSIPTIPFFTPPPSK; the protein is encoded by the coding sequence ATGGCTTCTTGGTTATCATTTCTTGTCATTGCAGTGACATTCACAAGCTTGTTCACCGGTCTATCTGCTCGTCGCCATCTTCTCCAATCAACACCAGCGACTCAGCCACCGGTTACAACAACATTCCCACCTCTTCCCAAACCCACAATGCCACCACCAATGCCTTCTTCGCTCCCTCAACCAACTCTTCCTCAACCAACAGCGCTTCCACCATTACAGAGCACACAGATACCTTCATTGCCTAACCCAACACAGCCCATTAATATCCCAAACTTTCCACAAATCAATATTCCTAATTTCCCATTTAACATTCCAAACAACTTCCCCTTTAATATTCCCACCAGCATTCCTACCATCCCTTTCTTCactccaccaccttccaaaTGA